One part of the Nostoc sp. PCC 7120 = FACHB-418 genome encodes these proteins:
- a CDS encoding type I restriction endonuclease subunit R, with amino-acid sequence MKYLTEDEIEQYQLQLLQNLGYSYSNGYDIQPEGIKQERESFGEVILKHRLPQAISRINPTIPHDAQYQAQREIFNIASSDLLNNNEIFHKYLTEGITVEYQKNGETRGEPVKLIDWEHPENNEFLAVNQFTVIEDNHNHRPDIVLFINGLPLVVIELKNAANKKANLNAAYNQLQTYKRRIPSLFTYNALLVISDGLSARAGSLTAGFNRFSTWKNPTGENQINELEILTNGLLNKQTLLDLIRHFTVFEKSKTEDLKTGIVSITTIKKIAAYHQYYAVNKAVESIINASSQEGARKGGVLWHTQGSGKSLSMVFLAGKLVLNENLQNPTIVMLTDRNDLDDQLFDTFAGCQQLLRQDPQQAGDREQVRQLLNTNSGGIIFTTVQKFSPADGETLYPQISPRPNIIVLADEAHRSQYGFTAKQVNVLDAEGNVIGKRTKYGFAKYIRQALPNATFVGFTGTPVEQTDKNTPAIFGEYIDIYDISQAVKDGATVPIYYESRLVQVDLDAAGRQLLDELDEDLSFEDLSTTQKAKAKQTKLEAIVGSTKRIRQIAQDIVTHFEARQQVNKGKAMIVTMSRQIAVNLYDAIIQLRPDWHSEDLNLGKIKVVITTSAADEGNLVKHHTSKAQRQNLAQRLKDPENSLELAIVCDMWLTGFDAPCLHTMYIDKPLKSHNLMQAIARINRVYFEKTGGLIVDYLGLATELKKALSFYSQSGGKGDLTLNQEVAVGLLLAKLEIVEQIISGFTYQHYFEADTGEKLNILKNATNYVAAPNIKDRFLSEVIALSKAHSLAVPHPQAIAASETISFFQAIQASLRKLEGSGDSGGLSNQDIETAIRQVVDQALVSDAVINIFDEAGIKNPDISIISDEFMAEVRGMEHQNLAVELLQKLLKDEVKTRSRTNIVQSRKLSEMLEDALRRYRNQVISVTDILEELLELAKDTKAANARGEELGLEPYELAFLL; translated from the coding sequence ATGAAATACCTCACCGAAGACGAAATCGAACAATACCAACTTCAACTTTTGCAAAACCTTGGTTATAGCTACAGCAACGGCTACGACATCCAACCAGAAGGCATCAAGCAAGAGCGAGAAAGCTTCGGTGAAGTAATTTTAAAACATAGACTCCCACAGGCAATATCACGAATTAACCCCACCATTCCCCATGATGCCCAATATCAGGCACAACGGGAAATATTTAATATTGCTAGTTCCGACCTACTCAACAACAACGAAATATTCCATAAATACCTCACAGAAGGCATCACCGTTGAATATCAAAAAAACGGCGAAACCAGAGGCGAACCTGTTAAATTAATTGACTGGGAACACCCCGAAAATAACGAATTTCTCGCCGTCAACCAATTTACAGTAATTGAAGACAACCATAACCACCGCCCCGATATTGTCCTGTTCATTAACGGCTTACCCCTCGTCGTCATCGAACTAAAAAACGCCGCCAATAAAAAAGCCAATCTTAACGCCGCCTATAACCAACTCCAAACCTATAAACGCAGAATCCCTAGCCTATTTACCTACAATGCCCTATTAGTAATTTCAGATGGGCTATCCGCCCGTGCTGGTTCACTTACGGCTGGGTTTAACCGCTTCTCCACATGGAAAAACCCCACAGGCGAAAACCAGATAAACGAACTAGAAATTTTAACTAATGGGCTACTCAACAAGCAAACTTTACTAGATTTAATTCGTCACTTCACTGTATTTGAAAAGTCCAAAACAGAAGACCTGAAAACAGGCATAGTTAGCATTACCACCATTAAAAAAATCGCCGCCTATCATCAATATTACGCCGTTAATAAAGCCGTCGAATCTATTATTAATGCCTCATCCCAAGAAGGCGCACGCAAAGGCGGTGTACTTTGGCATACCCAAGGAAGCGGTAAATCCCTTTCAATGGTATTTCTGGCAGGAAAACTGGTTTTAAACGAAAACCTCCAGAACCCCACCATTGTCATGTTGACAGATCGCAATGACTTAGATGATCAACTATTTGATACCTTCGCAGGTTGTCAGCAACTCCTCAGACAAGACCCCCAACAAGCAGGAGATAGAGAACAAGTCCGCCAATTACTTAACACCAACTCAGGCGGCATCATATTTACCACCGTCCAGAAATTTTCCCCTGCTGATGGCGAAACCCTCTATCCCCAAATCAGCCCTCGCCCTAATATCATTGTCCTGGCTGATGAAGCCCACCGCAGCCAATACGGTTTCACAGCTAAACAAGTTAATGTCCTTGATGCTGAAGGTAACGTGATTGGTAAACGCACCAAATACGGCTTTGCAAAATATATTAGACAAGCCTTACCCAATGCTACCTTTGTCGGCTTCACAGGTACACCCGTAGAACAAACCGACAAAAACACCCCCGCCATTTTTGGTGAATATATCGACATCTACGACATCTCCCAAGCCGTCAAAGATGGGGCAACCGTGCCGATTTATTACGAAAGCCGCTTAGTACAAGTTGATTTAGACGCAGCAGGTAGACAACTCCTAGATGAACTAGACGAAGACCTGAGCTTTGAAGACCTCAGCACCACCCAAAAAGCCAAAGCTAAACAAACCAAACTTGAGGCGATTGTTGGTTCTACTAAAAGAATAAGACAGATTGCCCAAGATATTGTCACCCACTTTGAGGCACGGCAACAGGTAAACAAAGGCAAAGCCATGATTGTCACCATGAGCCGCCAAATCGCCGTTAATCTCTACGATGCCATAATTCAACTCCGCCCTGATTGGCACAGTGAGGATCTCAACTTAGGCAAAATCAAAGTTGTAATTACTACCTCTGCCGCCGATGAAGGTAATTTAGTTAAACATCACACCAGTAAAGCCCAACGTCAAAACCTCGCCCAACGCCTCAAAGACCCCGAAAACTCCCTAGAATTAGCCATAGTCTGTGATATGTGGCTCACAGGCTTTGATGCCCCATGTCTGCACACTATGTATATTGATAAACCGCTTAAAAGTCATAATTTAATGCAAGCGATCGCCAGAATTAACCGCGTCTATTTTGAAAAAACAGGCGGTTTGATTGTGGACTATCTAGGACTAGCCACCGAACTCAAAAAAGCCCTATCCTTTTATTCTCAAAGTGGCGGTAAAGGCGACCTCACCCTCAATCAAGAAGTGGCGGTGGGACTACTCCTAGCCAAATTGGAAATCGTCGAGCAAATCATATCAGGCTTTACCTATCAGCATTATTTTGAGGCTGACACTGGCGAAAAATTGAATATCCTCAAAAATGCCACTAACTACGTAGCTGCACCAAACATCAAAGATAGATTTCTCAGTGAAGTTATCGCCCTATCTAAAGCCCATTCTCTCGCCGTACCCCATCCCCAAGCGATCGCCGCATCAGAAACCATCTCATTTTTCCAAGCCATCCAAGCCAGCCTCAGAAAACTAGAAGGAAGTGGTGATAGTGGTGGACTCAGCAACCAAGACATCGAAACCGCCATCCGTCAAGTCGTAGATCAAGCCTTGGTATCCGATGCCGTGATTAACATCTTTGATGAAGCAGGTATTAAAAATCCTGACATCTCCATCATCTCCGATGAATTTATGGCAGAAGTGCGGGGCATGGAACACCAAAACCTCGCGGTGGAACTGCTGCAAAAACTACTCAAGGATGAAGTTAAAACCCGCAGTCGCACAAATATTGTCCAAAGTCGTAAACTCTCAGAAATGTTGGAAGATGCCCTACGCCGCTATCGCAACCAAGTGATCAGCGTTACGGATATTTTAGAAGAACTGCTGGAACTAGCAAAAGATACCAAAGCTGCCAACGCCAGGGGTGAAGAACTGGGACTAGAACCCTATGAACTGGCCTTCCTTTTATGA
- a CDS encoding type I restriction enzyme endonuclease domain-containing protein, protein MNWPSFYDALSQNQSAQDVMGVDKLRELAIVLVDRIRKNVSIDWNLKVRTSQSFY, encoded by the coding sequence ATGAACTGGCCTTCCTTTTATGATGCACTGTCACAAAACCAAAGCGCACAGGATGTAATGGGTGTTGATAAACTGCGAGAATTAGCGATCGTTTTAGTAGATCGCATTCGCAAAAATGTTTCTATTGACTGGAATCTTAAAGTTAGAACAAGCCAAAGTTTTTACTGA
- the gcvP gene encoding aminomethyl-transferring glycine dehydrogenase, translated as MVSYASIPQSSDEAHSTVGASLQLDERKQDLNNFIQRHIGPSSADIQQMLDVLGFSSLDDLIEKTVPSAIRLHEQLQLPEAQTEYAALAKLKQIASKNQVFRSYIGMGYYDTITPSVIGRNILENPGWYTAYTPYQPEIAQGRLEALLNFQTMIIDLTGLEIANASLLDEATAAAEAMSMSYGVSKNKANAYFVSHDCHPQIIDVLQTRAKPLGIEIIIGDHQTFDFDKPIFGAVLQYPASDGTIYDYRAFIETSHAQGALVTVAADPLSLTLLTPPGEFGADIAVGSTQRFGIPLGFGGPHAAYFATKEEYKRQVPGRIVGVSKDVHGKTALRLALQTREQHIRREKATSNICTAQVLLAVMASMYAVYHGPEGLKQIAERIHHLTLVLGVWLQRLGYTITSQSFFDTLQIKLGEKPLQEILEAAEAYRINLRIVDTSTVGISLDETTTLEDVKDICRIFAGTDELPFVLNVQEFDWIIQQSSLKDEPFSRQSSYLTHPVFNRYHSETELLRYLHRLETKDLSLTTSMIPLGSCTMKLNATSEMIPVTWEEFGRIHPFAPLTQTRGYQILFQQLEAWLGEITGFAGVSLQPNAGSQGEYTGLLVIRQYHQSRGETHRNVCLIPNSAHGTNPASAVMCGMKVVAVACDAGGNIDIDDLKAKAEKHSHELAALMVTYPSTHGVFEAGIQEICAVIHSHGGQVYMDGANMNAQVGICRPGDIGADVCHLNLHKTFCIPHGGGGPGMGPIGVASHLVPFLPGHPVLESGKNPQNIGAVAAAPWGSASILVISWMYIVMMGADGLTQATKVAILNANYIAKKLAAYYPVLYKGQNGLVAHECILDLRALKKSANIEIDDIAKRLIDYGFHAPTVSWPVAGTIMVEPTESESQAELDRFCEALIAIRQEIADIEAGKVDIQDNSLKNAPHTVESLIVGEWPHPYSREQAAYPAPWTREHKFWPSVGRIDAAFGDRNFVCSCLPMDAYN; from the coding sequence AAATAATTTTATACAAAGACATATAGGCCCATCATCGGCAGATATTCAACAAATGCTTGATGTGCTGGGATTTTCTAGTCTAGATGACTTGATTGAGAAAACAGTACCAAGCGCAATCAGGCTGCATGAACAGCTACAGTTGCCAGAAGCACAAACTGAGTATGCAGCCTTGGCAAAGTTAAAACAAATTGCCTCTAAAAATCAGGTGTTTCGCTCATACATTGGTATGGGATATTACGATACGATTACTCCTTCAGTCATCGGGCGTAATATCTTAGAAAACCCTGGTTGGTATACTGCCTATACTCCCTATCAGCCGGAGATTGCCCAAGGGCGACTAGAAGCACTGCTTAATTTCCAAACCATGATTATCGATCTAACAGGGTTGGAAATTGCCAATGCTTCCCTACTTGATGAAGCAACAGCCGCCGCCGAAGCCATGAGTATGAGTTACGGTGTGAGCAAAAATAAGGCCAATGCTTATTTTGTCTCTCATGATTGTCATCCCCAAATCATCGACGTTTTACAAACACGGGCTAAACCCTTAGGGATTGAGATTATTATCGGGGATCACCAGACATTTGATTTTGATAAACCGATTTTTGGTGCAGTTTTACAATATCCCGCCAGTGATGGCACAATCTACGACTACCGAGCTTTTATTGAAACATCTCATGCTCAAGGTGCATTGGTAACTGTAGCCGCAGACCCATTAAGTTTAACTTTACTTACCCCTCCTGGTGAGTTTGGGGCTGATATTGCCGTAGGTAGCACCCAACGCTTCGGTATTCCCTTGGGGTTCGGCGGCCCCCATGCGGCATATTTTGCAACCAAAGAAGAGTACAAGCGGCAAGTTCCAGGGCGCATTGTGGGGGTATCTAAAGATGTCCACGGTAAAACTGCCCTGCGTCTGGCTTTGCAAACCCGCGAACAACATATTCGTCGTGAAAAAGCTACGAGTAATATTTGTACAGCACAGGTATTGCTGGCAGTGATGGCGAGTATGTACGCTGTGTATCACGGGCCAGAAGGACTCAAGCAAATTGCCGAGAGAATACATCACCTGACTCTGGTCTTAGGAGTGTGGTTGCAGCGACTAGGTTATACAATCACGTCTCAATCTTTCTTTGATACATTGCAGATAAAGTTGGGGGAAAAACCCCTCCAAGAAATTCTAGAAGCGGCTGAAGCTTACCGAATTAATTTGAGGATTGTGGATACATCCACAGTGGGAATATCTCTTGACGAAACTACAACTCTCGAAGATGTCAAGGATATATGCCGGATATTTGCGGGAACGGATGAGTTGCCATTTGTTTTAAATGTGCAAGAGTTTGACTGGATAATTCAGCAATCATCTTTAAAAGATGAACCCTTTAGCCGTCAAAGCAGTTACTTAACACACCCCGTCTTCAACCGTTATCACTCAGAAACTGAGTTATTGCGTTATCTACACAGGCTGGAAACTAAAGATTTGTCGTTAACTACTTCGATGATTCCCTTGGGTTCCTGCACGATGAAGTTAAACGCTACATCGGAGATGATTCCCGTAACTTGGGAAGAATTTGGCAGAATACATCCTTTTGCGCCCTTAACCCAAACGCGGGGTTATCAAATTCTCTTCCAACAACTTGAGGCGTGGTTAGGGGAAATTACTGGATTTGCTGGGGTTTCGCTGCAACCCAATGCTGGTTCTCAAGGGGAATATACAGGACTTTTGGTAATTCGTCAGTATCACCAAAGTCGGGGAGAAACACACCGCAATGTGTGTTTAATTCCTAATTCCGCACACGGGACAAACCCAGCAAGTGCGGTGATGTGTGGCATGAAGGTTGTAGCTGTTGCCTGTGATGCCGGAGGTAATATTGATATTGATGACCTCAAAGCCAAGGCAGAAAAACACAGCCATGAACTGGCGGCTTTGATGGTGACTTATCCCTCAACTCATGGTGTGTTTGAGGCAGGAATTCAAGAAATTTGTGCTGTGATTCATAGTCATGGCGGTCAAGTTTATATGGATGGGGCAAATATGAATGCCCAAGTGGGTATCTGTCGTCCAGGGGATATTGGCGCGGATGTTTGTCATTTGAACTTGCACAAAACCTTCTGTATTCCTCACGGTGGTGGTGGCCCTGGTATGGGGCCGATTGGCGTTGCATCCCATCTTGTACCGTTTTTACCAGGACATCCTGTTTTGGAGAGTGGGAAAAATCCTCAAAATATCGGTGCTGTAGCTGCTGCACCTTGGGGAAGTGCTAGTATTTTGGTGATTTCTTGGATGTATATTGTCATGATGGGGGCGGATGGGTTGACGCAAGCAACCAAGGTGGCAATTCTCAATGCTAATTACATCGCTAAGAAATTGGCAGCTTACTATCCTGTGTTGTACAAAGGGCAAAATGGCCTAGTTGCCCATGAGTGTATTTTAGATTTGCGCGCCCTCAAAAAATCAGCAAACATCGAAATTGATGATATAGCCAAGCGTCTTATAGACTACGGTTTCCATGCCCCGACTGTCTCCTGGCCTGTGGCAGGTACAATCATGGTGGAACCCACAGAAAGCGAGTCTCAAGCAGAATTAGATCGTTTTTGTGAGGCGCTGATTGCTATTCGTCAAGAAATCGCCGACATTGAAGCAGGTAAGGTAGATATTCAAGATAATTCCTTGAAAAATGCCCCCCATACAGTTGAAAGTTTGATTGTTGGGGAATGGCCTCATCCTTATTCCCGTGAACAGGCGGCTTATCCCGCGCCTTGGACAAGGGAGCATAAATTCTGGCCGAGTGTAGGCAGAATTGACGCAGCTTTTGGGGATAGGAATTTTGTTTGTTCTTGCCTGCCAATGGATGCTTATAACTAA